The Amycolatopsis mongoliensis genome includes a window with the following:
- a CDS encoding alpha/beta fold hydrolase — protein sequence MAGQGPALLFLHGIGDDSATWLDLLASLAADHTVIAPDLLGHGASAKPRADYSVAAYACGMRDLLTALDVDRVTVVGHSLGGGVAMQFAYQFPERCERLVLVGSGGVGASVHPLLRLAAAPGAGLVLPLLGTRPALTVLRGFAELLRVSEGLGLGPDLDYVIARYVRLLEPSTRSAFLRTLRSVVDWRGQVVNMLDRCYLTEGIPTLLVWGTDDRVVPSGHALRAHRAMPGSRLVLFEGAGHFPHRSDPKRFLEILREFLAETPPARYDRARWGELLRAGRPADLADPEEIPDAPTVSSGT from the coding sequence ATGGCGGGGCAGGGGCCGGCCCTGCTGTTCCTGCACGGCATCGGCGACGACTCGGCGACGTGGCTGGACCTGCTGGCCTCACTGGCGGCCGACCACACGGTGATCGCGCCCGACCTGCTCGGCCACGGCGCGTCGGCCAAACCGCGCGCGGACTACTCGGTCGCCGCATACGCGTGCGGCATGCGGGACCTGTTGACGGCCCTCGACGTCGACCGGGTCACCGTGGTCGGGCATTCGCTGGGCGGTGGCGTCGCGATGCAGTTCGCGTACCAGTTCCCGGAACGCTGTGAGCGGCTGGTGCTGGTCGGCTCGGGCGGGGTCGGGGCGAGCGTCCACCCGTTGCTGCGGCTGGCCGCGGCGCCGGGCGCGGGACTGGTGCTGCCGCTGCTGGGGACGCGGCCGGCCCTGACGGTGCTGCGCGGGTTCGCCGAGCTGCTGCGGGTTTCCGAAGGCCTCGGGCTGGGGCCGGACCTCGACTACGTGATCGCCCGCTACGTCCGGCTGCTGGAGCCGAGCACGCGCTCGGCGTTCCTGCGCACCCTGCGCTCGGTCGTCGACTGGCGCGGGCAGGTGGTCAACATGCTGGACCGCTGTTACCTGACCGAGGGGATCCCGACGCTGCTGGTGTGGGGGACCGACGACCGGGTCGTGCCGAGCGGCCACGCCTTGCGCGCGCACCGGGCGATGCCGGGCAGCCGGCTGGTGCTGTTCGAGGGCGCGGGGCACTTCCCGCACCGGTCCGACCCGAAGCGGTTCCTGGAGATCCTGCGCGAGTTCCTGGCGGAGACGCCGCCGGCGCGGTACGACCGGGCGCGGTGGGGCGAGCTGCTGCGGGCGGGGCGGCCCGCGGACCTGGCGGACCCGGAAGAGATCCCGGACGCCCCGACGGTCTCCTCGGGGACCTGA
- a CDS encoding general stress protein encodes MTTAFTQTTIGRQQARPQLPTLPTGWPIGSYESYEQAQRAVDHLAGAEFPVTDVTIVGVEPMLVERIAGKMTWGKVLGSAATSGAMFGVFLGLVLSLLNPGAGLVPIVIGLVAGLGFNLLFGALGYAANRNKRGFISQSQLVARRYDVLSQPRNAEKGRALLADLAARSAWSH; translated from the coding sequence ATGACCACAGCATTCACGCAGACCACGATCGGACGGCAGCAGGCGCGGCCCCAGCTGCCCACTCTGCCGACCGGCTGGCCGATCGGTTCGTACGAGTCCTACGAGCAGGCACAGCGCGCGGTCGACCACCTCGCGGGCGCGGAGTTCCCCGTCACCGACGTCACGATCGTGGGTGTCGAGCCGATGCTCGTCGAGCGCATCGCGGGCAAGATGACCTGGGGCAAGGTGCTCGGCAGCGCGGCGACGTCCGGCGCGATGTTCGGTGTGTTCCTCGGGCTGGTGCTCAGCCTGCTGAACCCGGGTGCGGGCCTGGTCCCGATCGTGATCGGCCTCGTCGCCGGTCTCGGGTTCAACCTGCTGTTCGGCGCACTCGGCTACGCGGCCAACCGCAACAAGCGCGGGTTCATCTCGCAGAGCCAGCTGGTGGCGCGCCGCTACGACGTGCTGTCCCAGCCCCGCAACGCCGAGAAGGGCCGCGCGCTGCTGGCGGACCTCGCGGCCCGCAGCGCGTGGAGCCACTGA